A section of the Amblyomma americanum isolate KBUSLIRL-KWMA chromosome 2, ASM5285725v1, whole genome shotgun sequence genome encodes:
- the LOC144118765 gene encoding uncharacterized protein LOC144118765, whose amino-acid sequence MAAARIQRWALHLGAYRYRLQYAPGRLMLNADALSRLPQRSPEADDDALLGPKENNDDWLPLLGSEVYARNYGAGTKWTPGHVKTTSGARIVTVETSDGVVQRHVDQVRPRPEAPGDTPAVTTTTHCSEPDQATQLQRTEREKPDDGMTARRTPNGTGSPYIPVAPFNTGVAQQTLRRSTRERKPVQRFHF is encoded by the exons ATGGCCGCCGCACGGATACAACGTTGGGCGCTCCACCTGGGGGCCTACCGGTACCGGCTACAGTACGCACCAGGACGACTGATGCTGAACGCTGACGCCCTGAGCCGACTTCCGCAGCGTTCTCCGGAAGCTGACGACGACG CACTTCTAGGACCAAAAGAGAACAACGATGACTGGCTGCCACTGCTTGGAAGTGAGGTGTATGCCCGCAATTACGGTGCGGGGACCAAGTGGACGCCCGGCCATGTGAAGACGACGTCTGGAGCGAGAATAGTGACAGTGGAAACATCAGACGGAGTCGTCCAGCGGCACGTAGACCAGGTCCGCCCACGACCAGAAGCACCAGGGGATACCCCGGCAGTAACTACAacc ACACATTGCAGTGAGCCAGACCAAGCAACACAACTACAACGTACAGAAAGGGAGAAACCGGATGACGGCATGACTGCTCGGCGCACCCCAAATGGCACCGGTTCCCCATATATTCCGGTGGCCCCGTTTAATACAGGTGTCGCACAACAAACTCTGAGACGCTCAACGAGAGAACGCAAGCCAGTACAACGCTTTCACTTCTGA